A stretch of DNA from Anaerobacillus isosaccharinicus:
TATTAACGTTATAATTAATATAGGAATTACATTGATTGGTAACCCTCCATCCGAAGTTTTGGAGGGTTTCTTGGTGGAAGGAAGTATATGATGAGAAGGCAAGAATTAATAAAAGATGGGTCAAGATTTATTTGTCCTAAATCATATACTTGGCTCGTTCAAAAACAGCTAACTTGTTTCGGTGGAACAGAGTATATGATTGAAATAAAGGAACTAGATGGATGTGTAAGTTATGGCGAGTCGTTTGCCGAAGCGAAAAAGGGGTTACAAGAGTCAATTCAACTATGGTTTAAGTATCATAGAAAATTGGAAACACAACCTATAAAAAATCAAACTCATCTTGTTCACATGGAACCTAAGATGACCAAGGAAGAATTTGAGCAAATTAATAAACTGCTTTTGCATATTCTATTAAATTAGAGGATCACTTAAAGAGAACTTTAAGGATCCTTTTTTCGTTTTATTTTGCTAAAGTAATCGTCATTAATCATTTCGAATAATTA
This window harbors:
- a CDS encoding type II toxin-antitoxin system HicB family antitoxin, which encodes MMRRQELIKDGSRFICPKSYTWLVQKQLTCFGGTEYMIEIKELDGCVSYGESFAEAKKGLQESIQLWFKYHRKLETQPIKNQTHLVHMEPKMTKEEFEQINKLLLHILLN